From the genome of Setaria viridis chromosome 1, Setaria_viridis_v4.0, whole genome shotgun sequence:
AATCCATTTGCAACGGTATATAGTGCAAAGTATCACGTAGAAACCCACGTATTTAGGGTAATAGTGAAAACAATTCAAAAGATATTTCAAATAGGAACTAGATGCACAATAGGTGATGTTACGCAAAACTATATAAAAAATTAACATGGTAGTCGAACGGCGTGTGTGTGGAGCAGGGCATGGTGGACTACCTCGGGGGAGTAATTGCTGGTGATACTGCACAATGAAATCCCTTCATCATCGCTGGATTCGGGAGAGGTTGGGGATCTTGCTAAAGGGCAGACAATGCGACTAAATGCGACTAGTTGCACGAGCGAAGTTCAACATCCAGTTGGATGGTTGCTCAACAACCATGGGGGCCGGACTGTGTGTGGAGCGGAGCAAAATTATAGGGTTGCAGTGTGAGCGGACCCGAATCTAAGTAACATCCTATCTCATGAGTACAATGATGTTCACCTGACTAACTATAGAAGCTAACAACTTTGGTGTCCATGTGTTCTTATATGTACACCCATGTGCTTCGATGTACTAATATGAGATCATTACTAATGATGGAGGTACATAATGCTGTTAAAAATACTTGGAAATATCAAAGGTTGCACCAGCACATGGTACAAGGAAGTAAGAAAAACTTCCTGCAAAGCTAGTAATGCGGTGCAACTTTCACATTACACGAAGTCTCTTTATGTATCGTTACAGTATATAAAAAGACTCTATGTCTCATCCCTTTTGTGTGTATTTTTGAGGATCGTGTACATGATGAAAATGATACGATCAAATACACACAAAGGGATAAAAACGTACATAAACCGGTAATATAGAGTTTTTATGAAATTGTGCTAGTTCCTTTTCATCCTTATAGCAATAAGTGAGTATTGTTACAAGATGAGAAGTGGGAGGATGTCTTTATTCTATTGCTTTTGATCATCAAGAACTATCATCCGTGATATAATCTTTATGTTACGCTTCGCCATGATAGGAAATTTGCAACACAATATAACTTTTGAGGGTCTAGGTTTTTTCAAGATCAAGTGCAAATTATCATGTAGAAAATCCACGTATTTAAGGAAATAGTGAAAACAATTccaataatatttaaaatagaaACTGTAGATGCACAATAAATAGCTGACATCAGACGGTTAAAAGAATGTAAAAAGATTCATCAGTAAATGCCGGGTGTATATGGCAAAACTGTATAAAAATTTTTTTGGCAATAAATTCCATCCTTCTCGTATTCCACCAACTTCCGTTTCCGCTCCCCCCGCTCGCTTCAAaacctcctcgccggcgcccgccgccaccgccgtcggccatGGCGTACCTCCCGCCTCACAAGCGCCACACcagctccaccgcctccgcgcccaCCCCCAATCCGCCCCCTccgtccctctcctcctccctccgctccctctccctctcctccccgcgcgaccgcggccgcggcggcggcgggcgccaccCGCTCCCTTCCAACAAGATCATCCACGCCGCCGACTGCATATCCCGCTGGTCTCCCCTCCCGCCCTTCTTCCCTGGCCCCAAAGACAGCGACGGCGAGGAGCCCACCCTCCGCCTCGAGCCCTTCCCCTGCGACCCCATCGAGCGCAAGACCGGCGCCAAGCCcctcgctctcgtcgcctcCTCCCCAGGACAAGGCTCCTCGGGCTCCACGGCGACCGCGGTAACTGCCATCGCCGAGAGGTTCTTGCCCGACCTCCTGGCCGCCGCGAAGAGGGCCAAGGCGAGCTACGCACCCAAGGAGGAAGAGTTGGTGAAGCTGAATCTCGTGGCCAGAGTGGGAAAGGTGCTCTTCCAGACCCAGCCGTGAGTCTTCTCTTCGTTTGCCCATCCCACTTACCATTTCTTGGCCCCGTGCTTCCCGACAATCTTGTGATGAATGCTGATTGCAACGACTTGCTGTGGATGTTGTCTTGCAGCGGTAGATCACCTGTCTCCTTAGAGACACTACGCCAGGCCGCGAAAGCAGGGGAAGGTGCTTCCAAGAGCCAGTTGCATAAATCGTTCTACACGAATGTGCCCAATGAGTGTCTGGATGATATGGAGCAATCCGTGGTGAAGAGGATGGCGCTGGAGTTTGATTCGTCCAAGGAGCACTACCATGTGAAGGTTTGGTCCTTGTCCTATAAGGCTCCAATGCAATCTGAACTATGACTTGTTTTGGGTTCAAATAAGTAAATGAGTTTTGGTGTCTGCAATTTTGTGACAGGTGTTTGACAAGCACCGCAGTGATTCTACAATATCTTGCAAATGCACTGTGGAAGAAGATGGGAGCCTTGCTATCCATAAAGTGAGTTTACCGTTAATCATTGTATCATGACCTTTGTATTTCCACTATGGTTTGGCAGCTCGTTTCAATGATTTAAGTGACTTGTTTCCTTCATCGGCTTTGAGGTAGTGGCATATCTTGATTTTTATCTAACATAAAAAAAAGTGTCGATTGATGTCTTGAATTTCTTAGTATAACTGCTGGCTCCACAAAATCATGCATCCTGAGGATATTATACATGTTTAATGTTTTTAGTTCTTGATGATTAGACACATCTAAACACATAAATAATTGGTGAATAAAATCATGAATTTTGGGGTTGTTCCATAACTCAATTGTAGCTATTCTAGATCTCCAATATCATGTTGTATATGAAAAGTTGATAGGTTACACATTCTGAAATGCAAAGAATTAACATGTTTGCCTTTGACACTGTTATGTATCGATTACTTCTATGGCCCTGTCTCCAAACCCCAGATCTGTCCAAGCTTACAGATCCTTAAGAAGCATACTGGCATGCCTTACTTTGTGTCTACTTACAGTACTCATGTACTTATCTTGGTAGTTATATTGTCAAAAGGTCTGTAGTTGTACTATGCATTATAGAAAAGGGTTTATGCTACTTTCTTGGAAGCAGCCAGTCAGCCACATTGCTTTTCATTGTTTAGGATTGCCATAGATCAAATTTATCTTCATTGGACTGTTTACTCTTAATTttgatgttcttttttttgttaattCAAAACCAGAGTTACAAATCGAACTCAAATTGACTCACCTTATTTATTGAAAGAACAAAGATTCTCTCCTGTTTCATGACTACATGCTAGCAAAGAATTGAAGGCAGCTGTGCTAACCACcttgtaattatttttttgtgATTGCGACGTTCTCCCCAGGCTATTGCATTGTTGTATTTATTGCAGTAGGTAGATGAATTTCTATATTACCTGGTACAGGGGTAATTAGTCAGATTATAGGATGGGTGTACTTCACGTAAATGGGACCTTTTGTGTTCTCAAATGCAATTCATTTCAATCAGTTACTCAAACCATACCTAAGCTTGCAATTCGTCAGCGCTGACACCTTTTATGCAGGTTGAATGGAATAAGGTACGGCACTTGGTGGAAGACATATCCTGCCTTTTCAAAGACCTTGATCTAAGGCTGATGTTATGTACAAAAAGGATCCTGAAAACCCTTGATGTAAGTTCTTGTTAAGAACACCTTGATCCTTTCTGTTGAGATCCAATATATTTTTAGACTAACTTGATACCACTTGCAGCCTGAAGTGGAAAATGCTTTAAAGAGCTTGGTGTCTTCTGCTGTTATTGATCCTGATGTGAAAGGGGGACTTAGATGGCCACTTGGAAAAGAGTCCATTGGTGAGAGGTTCAGCATAGTTGGGGTGTGGCACACAAACTACAAGGCTTTCAGAAATGAAACCCTAAGGCTCAAGTTGAGGCATGGTGACCGATTTGATCACCGAACCTCAGCTGGGGAAGTTTCCAATGAAGTTACCTTCAAACTAATTGGCATGTCTCGAAGACTGGAGGTTAGTAAAATCGACTCCAGATATAGTTGCATTTTACTGTTCTGTGGCAAGTTACTGATGGTTTACAAATCTGTGTTTGCTATGCTCATTTCACTTTGGTGCCTACAACCTATTATCTATATAGTACATTCTAACCTGAGTTGCAATATAATTGAAAAGAGGGTAAACTGCGTGGTCTGAATCTGTTTTGTATGTCATGTTTTTACTAGGTATCCCCTTATCTAACGTTGTGGTACTTAGTTGTTGTTGACTTGTATGCAGACTGATCATACCATTTTCTTTGATTTCATAGGATGTTGATCCAGAAGAAACCTCTCTGAAGGATATGCTGGAGCCTGTGGTTCAAATGGTCTGGGACAATGCTCTGAACTACAAGATCGTGCCTTGAGCGCAGCAGCTATACTGACGAGCAAATGGTTCGATGGAGAAGCTTGACGGTGCCTTCCTTGGAACTGCAACGGAGCTGATTTCTTTTAGCCTTTCTGTATATATCTTTGGTTCGTGATATGTGATGGTGGGATTACTGTATGGGCATTGGATGGTTGGTGCTgtacttgcaagttgcaacttcaGACCCCTGGTTCAAGCTTGGCCTTGCAATGGGGTTGATATTGAGAGCTGCATCGCGTGTCGATTGGTTCCTTGCACCCTGTCGTTTGATACTTTGATTGGTATTGGTATCAGCAAAAGTCATGGACCTCCACCGGGTTTTCCCGATCTCGGTTACAAGGAAGATGCTCGTGTGTTCACAGTTCACCTACATGCAATCCTGTCACATAACTAGATGTCCTTTCTGCCAGAAGTGCGTTGCCCACTTCGGGTTTCTTTGGTTGGCGAGGCATTGTGAGTCGCGCGGAAAGAACAAATCCATTTTTGTCTATGTAACTTGGTAGTTCATTTCGCCCATCCAAGCACCAAACAAAACTTCACTTAGTTTACCACCACAAACTATCTGAAACCAAGATACCTTTTTTCACCTAAAGTGGAGCCAATAAGGCGGTATTGCCTCTCCTGGCACTACTCAGCAAATAGTAATTGTGTTTATAAATAACTGATACCTTTACTTTattaattaaattttttttgtacAAGTAGTAATAAAAGACATAAAAATGCTTAAGTACTTTTTATACTAGAAGTATGGTGacgctacttttttttttcgttggatgcatactacttttttttttgttggatgCATATTGGACAATGCAGCTGGGGGTGCTGTTGCAGCACGATACAGTGCTGGGAGCATCTGATGCTGCGGGAGCACCAGAACTCTTCTCAGTACATGGAAGATTAGAATAACAAATGGCTTTCCTTCTGGATGAACCTTATAAGATGGGATTGTAGAATCTGTTGGGTTGAAGTAGATCATTCTTCACGTCTTGCTTGTGTTTACGTGATGTGCCTGTACGAACCAAAGTTTGGGCTCTGGTAGCATTTCCGTTAGGAAAATTGCCTTATTTTATTGTGCCAAAACGTGAGCCTGTAGTTGGCAGCGCACCTGGTGAGATTTCCAGGTCCATGTTAAGGCCCGACCCCCCAAATAGTGGTGAAGCTAGAGCAAATTGGAGGGAGGTGCACTTGCTTTATAAGTGCATAGAGTTTAGTTGTGAGGGGGGCATATGTGTTGAAAATTTGTACCTAACCATTATTTTTTAACTTGCACCCCCTAATCACactgggaggagggagggaagcgGGGGAAGCTGGCCTCGCATATTCAAAGATGAAATAACACAAGCCCACCACGAGTTCGACGAAATGCCAAAGAGGGCTCCCTCGACGTGCCGGATGAAGAGACAAACCGCCTTGGTTGGTTGGCGACCTCTCCGCATTTCTGCATTCAACTACAGCATCCTCCTGGGCGATTGCCGGGGGAGGCAGGCCGGCCACGCGCGGCCTGGCAGTGGCACCCGTTGTCTTCCACCACACGCTCCATGCAGACATTCAGGACCTTTGGTTACtcttgctaaaatttagcagctaaaagttgctaaactttagttgctaaagtttagtcaaagctgtttggatacctttgCTAAATAACATTAATGAGATGGATAAAGACTTGTTTTCCCTCAATGAATACACCAGACAaacaataaatgaggggtataggttgtccagcccaccttttagcaagttttagcaaccaaaaacttgctaaagtacTAAACTtgagcaactcaactttagcaaactttagcaagggtgtttggcagtttagcagctaaaagttgctaaactttagctactaaagtttagcaaggagtatccaaacaccccctcagtctCTTTCCAATTCAAGTATCTTGTACATTCCAACTCCAAACGCACCCCTATGTTCTCTCTGTGATATGCTGCTCCGTCTCATGCAACAACGCTTCTTGATTTCCCTCTGATTAGGTTAGACTATTTGGTTTGTCACAAAAGAGTGGTTATGAGGATGCGGTGTGCCAATTAACAATGGCAGTCCTAAACTCCTAATTGTGGGTTGACAATCGGTAACCTTCAGGAATCGGGCCTAGTGTTAAGACTTAGAGAATACTTCACTACTTTTATTGGTACAGTTCAAATCATGGGTCAACAAGACGTGGAACAGAACTCAAGTAGAAGGGCTCAATTTCACAAACTTGAATAGTACGGGTTAACGGGTGCGGTGCAATTTCATTATCTTTGTTCAGAAAAAGCTGAAGGCTGAAGCTACTGACACGTCATGTAGCATCACTAAGCAATTATTAGTGGATATAATTAATAAAGGAAACCAAGTCAACTGCTCCCCCATGCTAATTTTCTACAACCTAGTTGCGAATACAGTACAGATGCCCATTGTTTAGTTTTAAAATGTGTTGAATTTGTCCACCAGTCCCCAACCAGGATATGCATCTAGGAGGAAGCCTTGCCTCTTTCTAGTTTTCTCCAGTGTGTTATACCTTTCTTCAGTCTTTCAAAAATCCAGCcatggctgctgcagctgcggctTTTGCAAGGAAAGGTATTGCAACTTCAGTCATCTCCTATATCATCAACAAGGCCTTCGACTACCTGAAGGATAACAAGAAAGACGCAGGGTTGAAAAGTACCAAGAAAAGGCTGCTGGAACTGGTTCCTCAGATCCAAATGGTCTTTGATGCTGTCGACACAGATCAGATCAGAGATCAAAGTGAGGCACTAGATGCATGGTTGTGGCAGCTTAGAGATGCCGTTGAGGATGCGCTTGATGAGCTAGAATATTACAAGCTTGAGGAAGAGGTGAAAATGTGAGATAACAAGGTGAGTGGCTCTTTTCATAAGTTCAAGGGAAGGTTTGTCCAGCAGTTTAATAATGTATTCAACACTGGGTCACTGAAGAGGTTGAAAAGTGCTGTCGGGACTTTAGATGATGCTGTTTCTGGTGTGGAGCGTTTTCTCCATGTTCTCAATCAGTTTGATaacaagaagatgaagaatCACAGACAAGCGGTGGATTCCAGGAACCAGTGCGAAACAAGCTCACTGCCTCCCAGCATGGTACTtggcagggaggaggagaggaaggtttTAGTTGACTGGTTGACCAAGGCTGAAAACAGTGCACCTGAACAAATTGTCAACAATGTCCCTATATTTTCTATACTTGGGATAGGTGGATTGGGGAAGACAACGCTTGCTCAAGTTATATGCAATGATAATGAGGTGATAGAGTGCTTTGATTTCATCATCTGGACTTCTATTTCTTTTGATTTCGATGTTGAAAGATTAATAAGAAAGATTCTTCAAGACATAACTGGAGAAGAAATAAACATTGTGGGCCTAAACCTAAATGCTCTTCACAAGGCCCTCAAGGAAAAATTGAGTTCCAAAACATTCCTCCTTGTACTTGATGATGTGTGGAATGATCAGAGAGTTGATTATTGGGATAACTTAGTACGACTATTGAGATATGGAAAGAAAGGAAGTAAGATCTTGATGACGACTCGAATGCAATCAGTAGCTGATCTTGTTGCAAGAGCAATGCAGGTAGACGGCCAGTCTTTGAGATTGAGTGGACTAGAAGAAGCTGACCTTCTTGTTCTTTTGAACAGTCATGCATTTTTCGGTGTTAATCCTGATGATTACAGAAATCTGCAGCAGATCAGTAAGAAAATGGCTGGCAAACTCTGTGGGTCTCCCCTGTCAGCGAAAGTTCTAGGTGGATTGTTGAACAACAAAAGAGACAGTAGCACTTGGAACaaaattttagcatcaagtaTTTATAATATACCACCACAGGGCAAGGAAGGGATCATGACAGTGCTAAGGTTAAGTTATCATCATCTACAAACTCATTTGCAAGCATGTTTCAGATACTGCAGCTTATTTCATAAAGACTATGAGTTCACAAAGAAAGAGTTGGTGTACTTATGGATGGGTTCAGGACTGATCCAACATGTGGGGGGTGGCATGATGCCCGAGGAAGTTGGAATGGAGTATTTGGATACATTAACCATGAAATCTTTTTTCGACATCAAATTGAGGCCTCGTTCTCATCGTGCTATAAAATGCAACTTGTTTGATGAATATATGAAGAAAAATATGTTATTCATGATCTTCTTCATGAGTTGGCACATTCTGCTTCAGTAAATGAATGCATCAGACTTGAAAGAAATTTTTCTGGGATAATACCAAAGACTGTTAGACACATGTGCATTGTACTCACAAGTCCTACTGTGGTTGAACAGATTTCTCAAGTAAAGAAACTGCGCACCCTTATCATGCACTTTCAGGACCAAGATGAGGAAGACCAAGAACTCATAGTCGGTAAAGTGTTGAGTGTGGCAACAAGCTTACGGGTGTTGTCCCTAATCACAAACTCTACCTGCAAGTTGCCTAAAACAGTTAATGCTATGGTGCACCTTCGCTACTTATCTCTCATCTGGGGTTGAAAAAACATGACACATTTCTCCTAGTTCCCACCCTCTGTGTACAAGTTATACCACTTGGAAATGATGAAGTTTGATAGTCCCCAACTTGTAGTTCCTGTAAAGGgagaaatggagggagtatgcaaTCTGGTGAATTTACGCCATACAGTTATCATATGGCATAATACCTATGATTCCTTATGTAGGAAAATTGACTTCTCTATGTGAGCTATATGATTTCCGGATCCAACAGCAAAGCGGCCACACTATCAGTGAAATCAAGAATCTCAAGAACATCTGCCACTTGCATGTTTCAGGTCTTGACAAGGTAAACAGCACAGAGGAAGCTGCTAAAGTCATGTTGGACCAAAAAGAGAAGCTATCTGCAGTCACATTTAGTTGGTCTCCACGCCCTGAAGACCTACTAAAATTTGGCTCAAGTTCATCTGACTCGTGTGACCCAAGCAAAGCTGAGCAGATTCTTGACAAACTTCAACCACATCCCAACTCTTGTAAATTGAAGATTCAAGGATATCCTGGTTCTCGATCTCCATGTTGGCTGGAAAGTCTCGAACTCATTAATTTGACATTTCTCTGTCTGTGTGATTGTAAAGTACTGCAGCGTCTTCCACCTATTGGGCAGTTACCTTCTCTCCAGTATCTTTACATAAGTAACATGGAATCAGTCGACCGTGTGGATTCTTCGTTTTATGGGAGTGATAAGCCTCATGGACTGCGATCCCTTAAGGTACTAGAGATTGAAGACATGCCAAGATGCACTGGATGGGTTGGATTGGATGATGAGAACTTATTTCCTAGGCTTGACACACTAGTAGTGCGCAACTGTAAGGAGTTGAGACATGTACCAATTGTACCTATCAGTATTCAACATGTTGAAATTCATTGCGTTGGCCTGAGGGCTATGCCGCCATTGTTTGTGACCTCCAATacaggttcatcatcatcaccagcCCTGTCTCTTTCAAAGTTAGTGATTTCCTACTGCCCGGATCTAGCAACTTTGTGGCAGGGGTGCTCTTTTCCTGCTCTTGAGGAATTGTCCATCAAACAATGCGTGAGTCTGTCATGCCTGCCAGAAGATTCCTTGTGTTCACTTTCTAACCTGAAGACCTTCGAAATAGTGAAGTGTCCAAATTTGATGACAGGAGAGATCAGGTTGCCACCTACAGTAAGATCATTCACATTAGGATCATGCAGCAGTGCTGAATCGCTACTGTTTAAATCCTTGCTAGGTCTTATATCTCTG
Proteins encoded in this window:
- the LOC117841641 gene encoding uncharacterized protein — encoded protein: MAYLPPHKRHTSSTASAPTPNPPPPSLSSSLRSLSLSSPRDRGRGGGGRHPLPSNKIIHAADCISRWSPLPPFFPGPKDSDGEEPTLRLEPFPCDPIERKTGAKPLALVASSPGQGSSGSTATAVTAIAERFLPDLLAAAKRAKASYAPKEEELVKLNLVARVGKVLFQTQPGRSPVSLETLRQAAKAGEGASKSQLHKSFYTNVPNECLDDMEQSVVKRMALEFDSSKEHYHVKVFDKHRSDSTISCKCTVEEDGSLAIHKVEWNKVRHLVEDISCLFKDLDLRLMLCTKRILKTLDPEVENALKSLVSSAVIDPDVKGGLRWPLGKESIGERFSIVGVWHTNYKAFRNETLRLKLRHGDRFDHRTSAGEVSNEVTFKLIGMSRRLEDVDPEETSLKDMLEPVVQMVWDNALNYKIVP